The Xanthomonas sp. DAR 34887 genome has a segment encoding these proteins:
- a CDS encoding ArsR/SmtB family transcription factor: MDLEDWSTRLKVFADATRVRLLALLEQEELTVAELSAITRLAQPRVSTHLAKLKEAGLVRDRRAGVSAYYRFDEAQLDPAQRALWLALSTGSDDPLLRQDAERVAAVLANRAADQNWADSVAGDMERHYSPGRTWEALARTALPLLETGDVLDIASGDGVLAELVAPHARCYVCIDTSARVVAAASERLRRLGNVEVREGDMHALPFADASFDLVVMMHALTYAAKPAQAVAESARVLRPGGRLLLCSLARHEHKAAVQAYGHVNLGFASKELRKFVDKAGLDVSSLETVTREKRPPHFEVISLIAVKPGIGNGDSGIAKAKAGAGA; the protein is encoded by the coding sequence ATGGATCTGGAGGACTGGTCGACCCGGCTGAAAGTGTTCGCCGATGCGACCCGCGTGCGCCTGCTGGCCTTGCTGGAGCAGGAAGAGCTGACCGTGGCCGAGCTGTCGGCGATCACCCGGCTGGCGCAACCGCGCGTGTCCACCCACCTGGCCAAGCTGAAGGAGGCTGGCCTGGTGCGCGACCGCCGCGCCGGCGTGTCGGCCTACTACCGCTTCGACGAGGCGCAGCTGGACCCGGCGCAGCGCGCATTGTGGCTGGCGCTGAGTACCGGCAGCGACGATCCGCTGCTGCGCCAGGACGCCGAGCGCGTGGCCGCGGTGCTGGCCAATCGCGCCGCCGACCAGAACTGGGCCGATTCGGTGGCCGGCGACATGGAACGCCACTACTCGCCCGGGCGCACCTGGGAAGCGCTGGCGCGCACCGCGTTGCCGCTGCTGGAAACCGGCGACGTGCTCGACATCGCCTCCGGCGACGGCGTGCTGGCCGAACTGGTGGCGCCGCATGCGCGCTGCTACGTGTGCATCGACACCAGCGCGCGGGTGGTGGCCGCGGCCAGCGAACGCCTGCGCCGGCTCGGCAATGTGGAAGTGCGCGAAGGCGACATGCACGCGTTGCCGTTCGCCGACGCCAGCTTCGACCTGGTGGTGATGATGCACGCGCTGACCTACGCGGCCAAGCCGGCGCAGGCCGTGGCCGAATCGGCGCGGGTGCTGCGCCCCGGCGGACGCCTGCTGCTATGCAGCCTCGCCCGCCACGAACACAAGGCCGCGGTGCAGGCCTACGGCCACGTCAACCTGGGCTTCGCCTCCAAGGAGCTGCGCAAGTTCGTGGACAAGGCCGGGCTGGACGTGTCCAGCCTGGAAACCGTGACCCGCGAGAAGCGACCGCCGCATTTCGAGGTGATTTCGTTGATTGCGGTGAAGCCGGGAATCGGGAATGGGGATTCGGGAATCGCAAAGGCAAAAGCAGGAGCAGGCGCATGA
- a CDS encoding acyl-CoA dehydrogenase family protein — translation MDFSFTEEQLMIQDVARRIAQERIAPSAEHHDRTGEFPLDNIRLLGENGLMGIEVPEEYGGAGMDPIAYVLAMVEIAAGDAAHSTIVSVNNSLFCAGILKNGNEAQKQKYVRAIADGSHIGAFALTEPQSGSDATAMRCRAVRQDDGSFVINGKKSWITSGPVAKYIVLFAVTDPEQGARGITAFLIDTDKPGFHRGKTEPKLGIRASATCEIEFQDYVASPDEVLGAPGEGFKIAMSVLDAGRIGIASQAIGIARAAYQATLDYVKERKAFGSPIGAFQMTQAKIADMKCKLDAALLLTLRAAWVKGQGQRFTTEASVAKLTASEAAMWITHQAVQIHGGMGYSKEMPLERYFRDAKITEIYEGTSEIQRLVIARNETGLR, via the coding sequence GTGGATTTCAGCTTTACTGAAGAGCAATTGATGATCCAGGACGTGGCGCGACGCATCGCCCAGGAACGGATCGCCCCCAGCGCCGAGCATCACGACCGTACCGGCGAGTTCCCGCTGGACAACATCCGCCTGCTCGGCGAGAACGGCCTGATGGGCATCGAGGTGCCGGAGGAATACGGCGGCGCCGGCATGGACCCGATCGCCTACGTGCTGGCGATGGTCGAGATCGCCGCCGGCGACGCCGCCCATTCGACCATCGTGTCGGTCAACAATTCGCTGTTCTGCGCCGGCATCCTGAAGAACGGCAACGAGGCGCAGAAACAGAAATACGTGCGTGCGATCGCCGACGGCAGCCACATCGGCGCGTTCGCGCTGACCGAACCGCAGTCCGGCTCCGACGCCACCGCGATGCGTTGCCGGGCGGTGCGCCAGGACGACGGCAGCTTCGTGATCAATGGCAAGAAGAGCTGGATCACCTCCGGCCCGGTCGCCAAGTACATCGTGCTGTTCGCGGTCACCGATCCGGAGCAGGGGGCGCGCGGCATCACCGCGTTCCTGATCGACACCGACAAGCCCGGCTTCCATCGCGGCAAGACCGAGCCCAAGCTCGGCATCCGCGCCTCGGCCACCTGCGAGATCGAATTCCAGGACTACGTGGCGAGTCCGGACGAGGTGCTGGGCGCGCCGGGCGAGGGCTTCAAGATCGCGATGAGTGTGCTCGACGCCGGCCGCATCGGCATCGCCTCGCAGGCGATCGGCATCGCCCGCGCCGCCTACCAGGCGACCCTGGACTACGTGAAGGAGCGCAAGGCGTTCGGCTCGCCGATCGGCGCGTTCCAGATGACCCAGGCCAAGATCGCCGACATGAAGTGCAAGCTCGACGCGGCGCTGCTGCTGACGCTGCGCGCGGCATGGGTGAAGGGGCAGGGCCAGCGCTTCACCACCGAGGCCTCGGTGGCCAAGCTGACCGCGTCCGAAGCGGCGATGTGGATCACCCACCAGGCGGTGCAGATCCATGGCGGCATGGGCTATTCGAAGGAAATGCCGCTGGAGCGTTACTTCCGCGATGCCAAGATCACCGAGATCTACGAGGGCACCAGCGAAATCCAGCGGCTGGTCATCGCCCGCAACGAAACCGGGTTGCGGTGA